Proteins encoded in a region of the Haloarcula sp. CBA1129 genome:
- a CDS encoding phosphoadenosine phosphosulfate reductase family protein, producing MSESAEFPDYLDVDYTDGEGEDPEEYPTVNHKIEKAIEVTKTGLEQYENPVVMWTGGKDSTLTLYFVKEVADRFDLEVPPVVFIDHYQHFDELIDFVEHWADEWDLDVIWARNEDVGNYVDENDLEPGDDIPVDELSEHNQHHIRNILEYEEDTFPFLLDTYVGNHLLKTVALNDTIEEHDVDGILSGIRWDEQESRADETFFSPRHDPDIYPPHDRIQSILQFAEADVWEAFWNFVVPDTVEGYPDDGYVPQGQDDLPEGIEKEDVPVSPKYFAGFRSLGSEVSTDKSAEEPAWLQDMANTTERAGRAQDKEDLMERLRDLGYM from the coding sequence ATGTCCGAATCAGCAGAGTTCCCGGACTATCTGGACGTTGATTACACTGACGGGGAAGGCGAAGACCCCGAAGAGTACCCGACTGTCAACCACAAGATCGAGAAGGCTATCGAGGTCACGAAGACCGGCCTCGAACAGTACGAGAACCCTGTCGTGATGTGGACCGGCGGCAAGGACTCCACGCTGACGCTGTACTTCGTCAAAGAGGTCGCTGACCGCTTCGACCTCGAGGTACCCCCGGTCGTTTTCATCGACCACTATCAGCACTTCGACGAACTCATCGACTTCGTCGAGCACTGGGCTGACGAGTGGGACCTCGATGTCATCTGGGCCCGCAACGAAGACGTGGGCAACTACGTCGACGAGAACGATCTCGAACCGGGCGACGACATCCCGGTCGACGAACTCTCCGAGCACAACCAGCACCACATCCGGAACATCCTCGAATACGAGGAGGACACGTTCCCGTTCCTGCTCGACACCTACGTCGGTAACCACCTCCTGAAAACGGTGGCGCTCAACGACACCATCGAGGAACACGACGTCGACGGTATCCTGTCCGGCATCCGCTGGGACGAGCAGGAGTCCCGTGCAGACGAGACGTTCTTCTCGCCGCGTCACGACCCGGACATCTACCCGCCGCACGACCGCATCCAGTCGATTCTCCAGTTCGCGGAAGCTGACGTGTGGGAAGCCTTCTGGAACTTCGTCGTCCCGGACACCGTCGAGGGCTACCCCGACGACGGCTATGTCCCGCAGGGCCAAGACGACCTGCCCGAAGGGATCGAGAAAGAGGACGTGCCGGTCTCGCCGAAGTACTTCGCCGGGTTCCGCTCGCTCGGTAGCGAGGTCAGCACCGACAAGTCCGCTGAAGAGCCCGCTTGGCTGCAGGACATGGCGAACACGACCGAACGCGCCGGCCGCGCCCAAGACAAGGAAGACCTGATGGAGCGCCTGCGCGACCTCGGTTACATGTAA
- a CDS encoding SDR family oxidoreductase, translated as MASNASHERLDVEPIDESSVLFVDDDHFTTDTVCLVTGGGSGIGRATALAMAANGVTAVATDIDEDGLAEVAATAADLDLDGTVETVAGDLADDAYIETIVETAASHGTVRYLANIAGLQHIDAIEDFPMAKYDQMHDVMLRAPLALSKRVIPHIRGTDDGVGAIGNMASVHGHYVTSDKVAYNVSKFGLRGLTQSIAAEGGDGLRGFSISTGYVKTPLVVDQIPDTAEQRGISVDEVIDDVMLGQSRVKEMMDPIDVANLFVFGFSTHADHLNGGDLLFDGGMTKTYE; from the coding sequence ATGGCATCCAACGCATCCCACGAACGGCTCGACGTCGAGCCAATCGACGAGTCCTCGGTCCTGTTCGTCGACGACGACCACTTCACCACCGACACTGTCTGTCTGGTGACCGGCGGCGGGTCGGGCATTGGACGGGCGACGGCGCTGGCGATGGCCGCAAACGGGGTGACTGCCGTCGCCACAGATATCGACGAGGACGGCCTCGCCGAGGTTGCGGCGACAGCAGCGGACCTCGACCTCGATGGAACTGTCGAGACCGTCGCCGGCGATCTCGCGGATGACGCATACATCGAAACCATCGTCGAGACGGCCGCGTCCCACGGCACGGTCCGCTATCTCGCGAACATCGCCGGTCTCCAGCACATCGACGCCATCGAGGACTTCCCGATGGCGAAGTACGACCAGATGCACGACGTAATGCTTCGCGCCCCGCTGGCGCTCTCGAAGCGAGTCATCCCCCACATTCGCGGGACCGACGACGGCGTGGGTGCCATCGGCAACATGGCGTCGGTTCACGGCCACTATGTCACCTCGGACAAGGTGGCCTACAACGTCTCGAAGTTCGGCCTGCGGGGGCTGACACAGTCTATCGCCGCAGAGGGTGGCGACGGCCTTCGGGGCTTTTCCATCAGCACGGGCTACGTCAAGACACCGCTCGTCGTCGATCAGATTCCCGACACTGCCGAGCAGCGAGGAATCAGCGTTGATGAAGTCATCGACGACGTGATGCTGGGTCAGTCCCGAGTCAAAGAGATGATGGACCCCATCGACGTGGCGAACCTCTTCGTGTTCGGCTTCTCGACCCACGCCGACCATCTCAACGGCGGGGACCTGCTGTTCGACGGCGGCATGACAAAGACCTACGAGTGA
- a CDS encoding stage II sporulation protein M — protein sequence MDDRPPLPARLLHRWLLHYVPVAALILLASALAGYGLGSQIPAEWLQNPGTTGENPFLPAELTTLSLTVNNLGALLVMALGAISLGSMTVLSLVLNGLLIGVVVGIALKQVSPVVVAALIVPHGLIEIPALLIVAAVGLRFGWRTIQYIRGRTNELVTGQDIREAGWLLATAAVLIVIAAYIEANLTIEIASRFTDADLSGITPA from the coding sequence ATGGACGACCGCCCACCCCTCCCAGCCCGTCTCTTGCACCGCTGGCTGTTGCACTATGTCCCTGTAGCCGCGCTGATACTGCTTGCCAGCGCACTCGCTGGGTACGGACTCGGCAGCCAGATACCCGCCGAATGGCTTCAAAACCCCGGAACGACCGGCGAGAATCCCTTTCTGCCGGCTGAGCTAACGACACTCTCACTGACGGTTAACAACCTCGGCGCATTGCTCGTGATGGCGTTGGGCGCTATCTCGCTCGGTTCGATGACGGTTCTGTCGCTCGTCTTGAACGGACTGCTCATCGGGGTCGTCGTCGGTATCGCACTCAAGCAGGTCTCGCCCGTCGTCGTCGCCGCACTCATCGTCCCCCACGGCCTTATCGAAATCCCCGCACTGCTTATTGTCGCCGCTGTCGGGCTCCGGTTCGGGTGGCGCACGATACAGTACATCCGCGGCCGCACGAACGAACTGGTCACTGGACAGGATATCCGGGAAGCCGGGTGGCTGCTTGCGACGGCCGCCGTGCTGATCGTGATTGCGGCCTACATCGAAGCGAACCTTACCATCGAAATTGCGTCACGGTTTACAGACGCCGATCTTTCAGGTATCACGCCGGCGTAG
- a CDS encoding MFS transporter: MTDRTDRGVLAGVIFAVLLAQVLLYPGIDRLVRSLGATTDLNASMWFLAAEFGAFVVFAGVWGVLSDATGRRTPFIIGGAGAGAVLYALIAWLPGAVSLPFAGVLVLRALQGGATIASFSLAMTMLMDLGGGHGKNMGAAGIAIGGGTALGAPLGGQLYEIGTTLPLYVASALSLVVAVAALLVTDRAPSDGRAGLAATVSGLKQRPALGVPYAFGFIDRLTAGFFALVGTLYFRETFELGPGETGVMLALFFAPFALLQYPFGVLSDRIGRTAPIAAGSVLYGLTVIGVGQAPSVTTAGAGMVLTGVIGALMAPATMALVTDLASETERGTAMAGFNIFGSVGFLAGILVGGTVAGAFGYPTAFFVAGGTEIVLAVLALPELLRLEKPTDEAVGS, encoded by the coding sequence GTGACGGATCGCACAGACCGGGGCGTTCTCGCGGGCGTTATTTTCGCTGTCCTGCTCGCGCAGGTCTTACTGTATCCGGGTATCGACAGGCTCGTCCGGTCGCTGGGTGCAACGACGGACCTGAACGCGAGTATGTGGTTTCTAGCCGCTGAGTTCGGGGCCTTCGTCGTTTTTGCGGGCGTGTGGGGGGTACTCAGCGACGCTACCGGACGGCGCACGCCGTTCATCATCGGTGGGGCGGGCGCAGGCGCAGTGCTGTACGCCCTCATCGCGTGGCTCCCCGGGGCTGTCTCGCTCCCGTTTGCTGGTGTGCTGGTCCTGCGAGCGCTCCAAGGCGGGGCCACCATCGCGTCGTTCTCGCTGGCGATGACGATGCTGATGGACCTCGGCGGCGGCCACGGCAAGAACATGGGGGCGGCGGGCATCGCAATCGGCGGCGGCACGGCGCTTGGCGCGCCACTCGGCGGCCAACTGTACGAGATCGGGACGACGCTGCCGCTGTACGTGGCAAGCGCGTTGTCGCTCGTCGTCGCAGTGGCCGCCCTTCTGGTGACCGACCGCGCACCGTCGGACGGGCGGGCAGGCTTGGCTGCGACCGTGTCCGGGCTCAAACAGCGGCCGGCACTCGGCGTGCCCTATGCCTTCGGATTCATCGACCGGCTTACCGCGGGCTTTTTCGCGCTCGTCGGAACCCTGTATTTCAGGGAGACGTTCGAGCTTGGGCCCGGCGAAACCGGCGTCATGCTGGCGCTGTTTTTCGCGCCGTTCGCCCTGCTGCAGTACCCCTTCGGCGTGCTCTCTGACCGTATCGGTCGCACCGCACCCATCGCCGCCGGATCGGTGCTGTACGGTCTCACCGTTATCGGCGTCGGGCAGGCTCCGTCGGTCACCACCGCCGGTGCAGGGATGGTACTGACCGGCGTCATCGGTGCGCTGATGGCTCCGGCGACAATGGCGCTCGTTACCGATCTCGCCAGTGAGACGGAGCGAGGGACCGCCATGGCCGGGTTCAACATCTTCGGCAGCGTCGGCTTCCTCGCCGGTATCCTCGTTGGCGGCACCGTCGCAGGAGCCTTCGGCTACCCGACGGCGTTCTTCGTCGCCGGCGGGACGGAGATCGTCCTCGCAGTACTCGCGCTCCCCGAGCTGCTACGGCTCGAAAAGCCGACAGATGAAGCCGTCGGGAGCTGA
- a CDS encoding AMP-binding protein translates to MSEQTHVDSIVHEPSHAFVESTNVWEFMQEYDIDDYDELIERTTTNRPNEPDSGIEWFWDLLPEYLDIEFFEAYDEVRDNSEGPQFTDWYPGGTINAAHNVLDRHAARDSPTRNTVALIWEGEPGDVREITYHELNRQASKVANYLESVGVGVGDTVGLYMPMVPEVASILYGCLKVGAIAVPIFSGFGVDATATRIADAECSVLFTGDGFYRRGSEVHLKGSADEAIEQAGDELGTTPVEHTVVYDRLGVADDPDETIRWTRRDEWWDEAIEAADDEYAAKELPSNQESMLLYSSGTTGKPKGIVHTHAGALMQAAKEIHFGFDHKPSDRFFWVSDIGWMMGPWTLLGNHAFGGTVFMYEGAPDHPEPDRFWEMIDRHDITTFGVSPTAVRALRKKGDEWLDGHDLSSLRLLGSTGEPWDPESWLWFYEHVGSEDCPIINISGGTEIMGCFLMPMPIQSLKPCTLGGPGLGMDIDIVDSDGESIVDTHERGYLVARDSCPSMTRSLWSGDERYLNEYWSAWDDVWDHGDWAQKDEDGLWFLHGRADDVLNVAGRKVGPAEVEGAAMEHDAVNQAAAVGAPDDTTGTAVVLYTVLEPGYEPSDDLRDDIRAAVGEELGKPFRPREVLFVDEFPKTQSGKIIRRAIAGVYRGEDLGDMSSIENPEALEEVREAS, encoded by the coding sequence ATGAGCGAGCAAACCCACGTAGACTCCATCGTCCACGAACCGAGCCACGCGTTCGTCGAGTCGACGAACGTCTGGGAGTTCATGCAGGAATACGACATCGACGACTACGACGAACTCATCGAGCGAACGACCACGAATCGGCCGAACGAACCCGACTCGGGCATCGAATGGTTCTGGGACCTGCTCCCGGAGTACCTCGACATCGAGTTCTTCGAAGCGTACGACGAAGTCCGAGACAATAGCGAGGGACCGCAGTTTACCGACTGGTACCCCGGCGGGACCATCAACGCTGCCCACAACGTGCTGGACCGCCACGCGGCGCGGGACAGTCCCACTCGAAACACGGTCGCGCTCATCTGGGAGGGCGAACCCGGCGACGTGCGAGAGATCACGTATCACGAACTGAACCGACAGGCCAGCAAGGTAGCGAACTACTTGGAATCCGTCGGCGTCGGCGTCGGTGACACTGTCGGCCTGTATATGCCGATGGTGCCGGAGGTCGCGTCGATCCTGTACGGCTGTCTCAAGGTCGGCGCAATAGCCGTCCCCATCTTCTCCGGGTTCGGCGTCGACGCGACGGCGACCCGCATCGCCGACGCCGAGTGTTCCGTGCTGTTCACCGGCGACGGTTTCTACCGCCGGGGCTCCGAGGTCCACCTCAAGGGGAGCGCCGACGAGGCCATCGAACAGGCCGGCGACGAACTCGGGACGACACCGGTCGAGCACACTGTGGTCTACGACCGCCTCGGCGTGGCCGACGACCCCGATGAGACGATTCGCTGGACCCGCCGCGATGAGTGGTGGGACGAAGCGATAGAGGCCGCTGACGACGAGTACGCCGCCAAAGAACTCCCGAGCAATCAGGAGTCGATGCTGCTGTACTCCTCTGGGACGACCGGGAAACCGAAGGGAATCGTCCACACCCACGCCGGCGCGCTCATGCAGGCGGCCAAGGAAATCCACTTCGGCTTCGACCACAAGCCGAGCGACCGGTTTTTCTGGGTCAGCGACATCGGCTGGATGATGGGGCCGTGGACGCTGCTCGGGAACCACGCCTTCGGCGGGACCGTGTTCATGTACGAGGGTGCACCTGATCATCCTGAACCGGACCGCTTCTGGGAGATGATCGACCGTCACGATATCACCACCTTCGGCGTCTCGCCGACGGCAGTTCGCGCGCTCCGAAAGAAGGGCGACGAGTGGCTAGACGGCCACGATCTCTCAAGCCTGCGGCTGCTGGGGTCGACCGGTGAGCCTTGGGATCCCGAGAGCTGGCTGTGGTTCTACGAGCACGTCGGCAGCGAGGACTGTCCCATCATCAACATTTCCGGCGGGACCGAAATCATGGGCTGCTTTCTCATGCCGATGCCGATCCAGTCGCTCAAGCCCTGCACGCTCGGCGGTCCGGGGCTAGGGATGGACATCGACATCGTCGATTCCGACGGCGAATCAATCGTCGACACCCACGAGCGCGGGTATCTGGTCGCACGAGACTCCTGTCCCTCGATGACCCGGTCGCTTTGGTCGGGCGACGAGCGATACTTGAACGAGTACTGGTCGGCTTGGGACGACGTGTGGGACCACGGCGACTGGGCCCAGAAAGACGAGGACGGCCTCTGGTTCCTCCACGGTCGGGCCGACGACGTACTCAACGTTGCCGGGCGGAAGGTCGGACCAGCGGAGGTCGAGGGTGCGGCGATGGAACACGACGCCGTCAATCAGGCCGCCGCCGTCGGTGCGCCGGACGATACCACCGGAACCGCGGTCGTCCTCTACACCGTCCTCGAACCCGGTTACGAGCCCTCTGATGACCTCCGGGACGACATCCGCGCCGCCGTCGGCGAGGAACTCGGCAAGCCGTTCCGGCCCCGCGAGGTGCTGTTCGTCGACGAGTTCCCCAAGACCCAGAGCGGGAAGATCATCCGCCGGGCCATCGCCGGCGTCTATCGCGGCGAGGACTTGGGTGATATGTCCAGCATCGAGAATCCCGAGGCGCTCGAGGAAGTGCGCGAAGCGTCGTAG